The following coding sequences lie in one Oncorhynchus nerka isolate Pitt River linkage group LG14, Oner_Uvic_2.0, whole genome shotgun sequence genomic window:
- the LOC115126802 gene encoding small ribosomal subunit protein eS27-like isoform X1, whose product MATKHFRPLLSSPVHLLTINFRLILLFGNGYKLANMPLAKDLLHPTSEEEKRSHKKKRLVQSPNSYFMDVKCPGCYKITTVFSHAQTVVLCVGCSTVLCQPTGGKARLTEGCSFRRKQH is encoded by the exons ATGGCGACAAAACACTTCCGGCCCCTGCTATCCAGCCCCGTTCATTTATTAACTATCAACTTCCGGTTGATCCTTCTTTTCGGCAACGGCTACAAACTCGCCAACATGCCA CTCGCAAAGGACCTGTTGCACCCAAcctcagaggaggagaagaggagtcaCAAGAAGAAGCGTCTTGTACAGAGCCCTAACTCATATTTTATGGATGTCAAATGTCCAG GATGCTATAAGATCACGACAGTGTTCAGTCACGCCCAGACGGTCGTCCTGTGTGTCGGATGCTCCACAGTCCTGTGTCAACCTACAGGGGGTAAAGCACGCCTCACAGAAG
- the LOC115126802 gene encoding small ribosomal subunit protein eS27-like isoform X2 has translation MATKHFRPLLSSPVHLLTINFRLILLFGNGYKLANMPLAKDLLHPTSEEEKRSHKKKRLVQSPNSYFMDVKCPGCYKITTVFSHAQTVVLCVGCSTVLCQPTGGKARLTEDDVPHRGV, from the exons ATGGCGACAAAACACTTCCGGCCCCTGCTATCCAGCCCCGTTCATTTATTAACTATCAACTTCCGGTTGATCCTTCTTTTCGGCAACGGCTACAAACTCGCCAACATGCCA CTCGCAAAGGACCTGTTGCACCCAAcctcagaggaggagaagaggagtcaCAAGAAGAAGCGTCTTGTACAGAGCCCTAACTCATATTTTATGGATGTCAAATGTCCAG GATGCTATAAGATCACGACAGTGTTCAGTCACGCCCAGACGGTCGTCCTGTGTGTCGGATGCTCCACAGTCCTGTGTCAACCTACAGGGGGTAAAGCACGCCTCACAGAAG